The Platichthys flesus chromosome 8, fPlaFle2.1, whole genome shotgun sequence genome has a window encoding:
- the gfra4b gene encoding GDNF family receptor alpha-4, with the protein MDLWGVYLFHLITLALLEVILAGRDCLVAGDSCSSDEMCSPRLRTLRQCVAGNGNMKLGPGAKSQCTNAVSALMSSPLHGCQCKRGMKKEKNCLSIYWSLHQAIIHGLNLVERYPYETVQRDYDYVRLASISADSDVGMGTVNRCLDAAKACNVDDLCQKLRTEYVSACIKPTAKSGLCNRPKCNKALRRFFDRVPADYTHELLFCPCTDTACAERRRQTIVPSCSFESPEKPNCLTQMRICKADYVCRSRLAQFLYDCESSETSASGCKQGTYGACLLAYTGLIGSTITPNYVDNSTSSVAPWCSCSASGSQRDECDGFLRSFTDNICLRNALVTFGSESEPQPTLSQPSAPGPGLSSTENRRTTSPPQTVETVRNLLDTFIPTQALGNELLVGQATLSPNSLPNSASPPRLMLQAAFILLLLLHLLNNGL; encoded by the exons CCCTGTTGGAGGTTATACTGGCCGGCAGAGACTGCTTGGTGGCCGGGGACTCGTGCTCGAGCGACGAGATGTGCAGTCCACGTCTGCGGACCTTGCGTCAGTGCGTGGCGGGCAACGGCAATATGAAGCTGGGCCCTGGTGCCAAGAGCCAGTGTACCAACGCTGTGTCCGCCCTGATGTCCAGCCCCTTACACGGCTGCCAGTGTAAGCGAGgcatgaagaaagaaaagaactgCCTGAGCATCTACTGGAGCCTTCACCAGGCAATCATACACG GACTCAACCTGGTGGAGCGTTATCCCTACGAGACGGTGCAGAGGGATTACGACTACGTCCGCTTGGCCTCTATTTCAGCTG ACTCGGATGTTGGCATGGGAACTGTGAATCGCTGCCTCGATGCAGCCAAGGCGTGCAACGTGGACGACTTGTGCCAGAAGCTCCGCACCGAGTACGTCTCGGCTTGCATCAAACCCACGGCCAAGTCGGGCCTGTGCAACCGGCCCAAGTGCAACAAGGCTCTGCGGAGGTTCTTTGACCGCGTCCCCGCCGATTACACGCACGAGCTGCTCTTCTGCCCGTGCACGGACACGGCCTGCGCAGAGCGGCGGAGGCAGACCATCGTGCCCAGCTGCTCGTTCGAAAGCCCGGAGAAACCCAACTGCCTCACGCAGATGAGGATCTGCAAAGCTGACTACGTCTGCAG GTCTCGTCTGGCACAGTTTCTGTACGACTGCGAATCTTCCGAAACGTCCGCCAGCGGCTGCAAACAGGGAACCTACGGGGCATGTCTCCTCGCCTACACAGGGCTCATAG GAAGCACGATAACTCCCAACTATGTTGACAACTCCACGTCCAGCGTGGCTCCGTGGTGCTCCTGCTCAGCCAGCGGGAGCCAGAGGGACGAGTGCGATGGTTTCCTGCGATCCTTCACCGACAACATCTGTCTCC GGAACGCTCTCGTGACGTTTGGAAGCGAGTCAGAGCCGCAGCCGACTCTCAGCCAGCCCAGTGCCCCCGGCCCCGGcctcagcagcacagagaacaGGCGCACCACTTCTCCGCCACAGACCGTGGAGACCGTGAGGAACCTTCTGGACACATTCATCCCCACACAG gCACTGGGAAACGAGCTGCTGGTGGGCCAGGCTACCCTTTCACCCAACAGCCTCCCAAACTCTGCTTCACCTCCCCGCCTAATGCTCCAAGCTGCCTTCATCCTTCTGTTGCTCCTCCATCTGCTGAACAATGGACTCTAA